Proteins encoded together in one Chelonoidis abingdonii isolate Lonesome George chromosome 1, CheloAbing_2.0, whole genome shotgun sequence window:
- the LOC142047532 gene encoding uncharacterized protein LOC142047532 — MPPEVILFDRSDPHPLNRGNLNSTDYLHLANAKSGQLEVCADGIFPSSAGGFALLIYPCPKQHSSSNTIHLSCNVIIIILFILTITTTKPVSSCVHLIWKCSAGHIVFEWSSQPLVKGQTHAGDLALSAAIILSGNNFGKISQMANFMKLTFISKLLAIETVDECKMQLNFPFMEKEAFRRGLQKLLDEQLMVKEVVTDSHTQISALITKKFPCIIHSYDIWGDAKNLENKLIEASRQKHCCCLLQWGSDIVNYFWFCCKEANSYEEFIGMWCGLVCHVVSEHRWAHGNSIIEGQCKHGPH, encoded by the exons ATGCCCCCAG AAGTTATTCTCTTTGATCGGTCTGACCCGCATCCTCTGAACCGGGGAAACCTGAACTCCACCGACTATCTGCACCTGGCCAATGCAAAGAGCGGTCAACTAGAAG TCTGTGCAGATGGGAtctttccctccagtgctggAGGATTCGCCCTTCTCATCTACCCTTGTCccaagcagcacagcag CTCCAATACAATACATCTCTCTTGcaatgtcatcatcatcatcctcttcaTCCTCACCATTACCACCACCAAG CCTGTTTCCTCCTGTGTGCATTTGATATGGAAATGTAGTGCAGGACATATAGTATTTGAATGGTCTTCTCAACCCTTGGTAAAAGGACAGACCCATGCAGGAGACCTTGCTTTATCTGCTGCAATCATACTGTCAGGAAACAATTTTGGAAAAATTTCACAAATGGCAAATTTTATGAAGTTGACATTCATAAGT AAACTTTTAGCTATTGAAACAGTGGATGAATGCAAAATGCAACTGAACTTCCCATTTATGGAGAAGGAAGCCTTTAGAAGAGGATTACAAAAGTTGTTAGATGAACAGCTAATGGTCAAAGAAGTGGTTACTGATTCACACACTCAAATCTCTGCTTTGATAACAAAGAAATTTCCCTGTATAATCCATTCATATGACATATGGGGTGATgccaaaaatcttgaaaataaattaattgaggCTAGCAGACAGAAACATTGTTGCTGTCTTTTACAATGGGGTTCAGATATTGTCAATTATTTCTGGTTTTGCTGCAAGGAAGCAAATTCATATGAAGAATTCATTGGAATGTGGTGTGGCTTAGTTTGTCATGTGGTCTCTGAACATCGGTGGGCTCATGGAAACAGCATCATTGAGGGACAGTGCAAACATGGTCCTCACTGA